gtgggtgtgtgtgtttgtgtgtgtgaggagaagaCAGGGAAAAATTGAAGGTGTAAAGAAAGTTGCTTGCTGGgaaaaagatttgaaaaatgttgctgAAGTCTTACGAACGTTTGGAGAGGGGACGTCGAAGTGTAAACACCGAGAACATCATCATTAAAGTGGTCAAGCACCGCGGAGGACATCACAGAAAACCACAATTAATAGTACAAAGTCATTCCCCTGCcttgctctgtctctccctgcagGGACATgtcttttcactgtgttttttgcCTCCACTGCAGCCTGCTCttcttgaaatgaaatgatcaaaAGGAGAGTGCTTTGAATTATAGCACATTGTTGGCTGTTTGCTACAGTGTGTTGCTTCAATTGAAGCCGCCTTTTGTACTGTTACAAATGCACCAGCCAGTCACAGAGAGGGGAATTTTGTGCTTAGAGTGTATTCTTGTCCCTGCGCTTGTCACCAGGCACATCATTAGCATTCCTCAGCCAGGCTGCACCTTTGCTGTTTGCTcccgtgtgtgtgcgtgtgtgcaagtgtgtacacgtgtgtgtgtgtgtgtgtgtgaaggagagagagaaaaagagagagaagttcCTTTCAGCCGTCCCAGCGCTCCACTCCCTCACACAGGAGCTGGAAGGAACAAAACACTAAAGAATAAACTGCTGAAATCTATCTTTAATGATTGCTAATTAGTCCAGGCAGAGAGGCCTTTAATGATATGTGCGAGTACAAAAGTTTGGACCATAAATCATAGCATTATTAAAGAGTGCTGCTTGTCACTGGCAGTTATAGCCTGTTTCCGTAATGGCCTCCATTATAAAGCAACTTGGCAGCTGTCAGCTGTTTTCTTGTAATTAAACAGCCAATGAGCAGCTAATTAAGACATATGTGTATGGAGCAGTAGAGTGGGGCATGTTAATGACGTGCTGGAATCAATTCATTAAGTCAAAGGATGAGGAATCCAGTCGGTGTGCATTCGCAATCCTTTAGCACTGCTCATGCCAGTGTTGCGTTAATCAACACTAATAACCCCTCTGAAGAAAAATACCATCCACAGTTATCATTCCTACCCAAACACACCTCCCTCATGctgtacacacactgaaatacagTGCTCCTTAAATGCCACACATTACAGCTGGGAAATACCAGGACGGTTATGTTAATATCGAATCTATTTGGTAgcggtaaaataaaaaatatcccCACCAGGAATACAATAAATCGCTGTCAGTCAGTAATGAACTTTATTAGCACTAAAAGACTTTGAAGACATTatttcctcctccagcctctgaaCATTTCTCCTCCTACACACCAGTTCATATGAGGTGTTTTCGTGCCCCTCTCCTGTGCAGGGCTTCTTCAGGAGGAGTCAGCAGAGCAATGCAGCCTACTCCTGCCCCCGTCAGAAGAACTGCCTGATCGACCGCACCAGCCGCAACCGCTGCCAGCACTGCCGGCTGCAGAAGTGCCTGGCGGTGGGCATGTCACGGGATGGTAAGTGCTTTACGGAAGGAGAGATGTGCGGGTGGGCAGATGCAGCAGGGTGGTGGGTAGACAGAGGTGAAGAGCTCAGGTCGAGCCCCCGTGTGGGAAAGATTCTCCTCTGCTGGAGTGCCTATGAGTCAGGACTTCAGGGATGATGCTCTGGACTCAAGGAGAGGAAATAAATTCCTCACGGGGACACAAGATAAATAGTGATTGTTGTAAGTAACTGAAAATGTTTAGTTAaggatttttaattttgttttttttttttaatccaggaATTAATTTGTCTATCTTGAATGTAAAAGAAAGGAAGACTTAAATTTTTtgaatgtctttatttatttcatttctatgTAATCAGCAGCTAATTTGCATTCTCTACACATTATCTCCTGACTTTATGTCACAATAATATTTTTGgagcagaaggaaaaacaacTTATTGGTGTGGAAGAaccaataaaaatgcaaatatctGTCAAATATAATGACTGGAAATAAGGGTATATGACCTTAACAAGTAAAAAACATATGAGCTTAACTCAATATtgttattagattttttttattcaaggcCATATATTCAGGTGCTACTGTATGTTGATATATTGGAAGTAAACACACCCAAAgtggctgccatgttttttaaagaacatAACACGCACTGTCAGAAAGTTGCTCGCTCTTACACTTCTTTGTCTGCGGCCCTAATTTGTTGCTTTGATAGAAACTAGGTTTGATGAAATAGGAGGTTGTCATtagtgctgcagcagctgagatgCAGTAATGGGAGCACACAGGTGGGGATGTGTGCTGGAGGGCTCCTGCTGTGCTGCGCTGGTCCAGACTGGGCTGGGCTGAGGAGATTTTATCTGAGATGTTTTCACAGACAAGTGAAAACCTGAACGTTCATGCACAGAGGCTGGCGCATCCTCCTGCACACACTGCTTTGCTTTAATTCACCAACACGTGCATGTATATAatcatgaatatgaatgaaCATATAAGTACATTAGCACTTATGAGGGCCTTTGCACAGCCACACATATTCTCATTTGCactcagatgcacacacacaaactcggGACAGACGAAGGTGACTCTCGCCTTCACTCTGAACACCGGAGCCCATCTGCCCACACTCTCCTCTGcatcgccacacacacacacacacacacacacacacacacacacacacacacacacacatggctgaCATAACCAGGCCCCTACAACTCTGGCCAAGGTGTCTCATTATAAGATCTAGTGTTTAGTATAGAAACCTTAAAACAGGAGATGGGTGACCAGACATGATATTTATAAGTTTTAAGTCTAGACCCAAATAAAGatgtgtgatttgtgaatataatgcagggactgttgggccttggcagaggtctgCACTCTCTGAATGCTAGTTTTCATCTGTTGTTACTGATCACCCCTGAAATATGAAGACTTGCTTTTGTCTCTTAAATGTAATCTTATAAGTCATTATACCATTCTTAAATACTGTACTGTTCAGCAGTCTATTGGAGTAGGATGCTAATAGCAGATGTCTGTAGTTCTAATAGTAACATACCACTTAAATATTAGCCGTGTGTTACTGTCAGAGGAGCGCACATATTGAAAATGACCTGAGTGTATTACAGCCAGTATGGATTTAATGTGCCTCCTTTTCCACTGTTGTCATTTGGTCTCGGACTCCATGATTTATttcctgatgaaaaaaataagaatgtaGCCGACACTGTGAGATCATGTGATTTGTCCTCAGAGGAACTCCACAGTTTAAGGCATTTTCCAGACACGAGTGTTACACAAAACCTCACCAGTTGAGATTTTTTCACACAGCGGAAAGTTTTTCCAGACTCAGCAACACAATTTACAAAGTTCACTTATTGAATTAGGAACATGGAAGGACACTGTTTGATTTGTCATTGATTCATTAACTAGGGTTTTAACTGCATTCTgaagaataaataatatttttggtggtttatttaacttttactttactAAGTCCTAAAATACAGGAGCGTCTGTTCAAACTGTGATGTTTCACTGGATCCTCACTCATATTTCCTCCTGCTTGTCACAGCGGTGAAGTTTGGCCGCATGTCGAAGAAGCAGCGAGACAGCCTGTATGCTGAGGTCCAGAAGCAccggctgcagcagcaacagcgtgACCACCAACAACAGCCTGGCGAGGCGGAGCCACTCACACCTAGCTACGGCCTCTCAGCCAATGGCCTCACGGAGCTCCATGACGACCTCAGCGGCTACATGGACAGTCACACCCCTGATGGCAGTAAACCAGACTCTGCGGTCAGCAGCTTCTACCTGGACATCCAGCCGTCCCCTGATCAGTCAGGCCTGGACATCAACGGCATCAAGCCGGAGCCCATCTGCGACTTTGCCCCCGGCTCTGGCTTCTTCCCTTACTGCTCCTTCACCAACGGAGAAACCTCCCCAACTGTGTCCATGGCTGAACTAGGTAAGGAGCGCGAGAGACAGGggaagacaagaggagagacGGTAAAATGGAGAGGGGGGGGACAACTCAACCGTGGGGCAAACGACACAAAGGTTGCTTAAAATAGCAGGAGGTTGGAGACTCATCTCCAACACTCATTAAAAGAGCCTCTTTTTTGTAATTAGTTTCCATTAATTAGGGCCAATCAGGATCCAGCAGGGCAGGCGTCTGGGGAAATCATTTTTTTAGGCTCCCCCGTGCCTAGGAACTCCTTTTaacagatgtgttttcaaaacCATTTAAATTCTTATACTCAATATTTCTCTCAGAGAAAATGTGACCTTTGTTTCAGTGAGTAACGTGggacccctcctcctctccatgcATTTGTGTCATAACTAGATTGGCTTTGCCTCAACCTTAAGCTATGAGCTTCCTGCAGGCAGTAAAAGGAAATGTCAACAAGCCTTTTCCCAGTCAAAAAAGCCCACGCACATCCGCCTCTCCTCCTTTTTGAAAGCTCAGTAAATAAATCTTCTTTTCCTGTGGCACATTTCATCAGTGAGGTCTTCCCTTTCACATAGCCCTGTGAGTAACATCCAGATCTCGACTGTGATCTTCTGCGTTTGTGACAATGGTTGTGTTACAGAGCACCTGGCCCAGAACATCTCCAAGTCACACATGGAGACATGTCAGTACCtgagggaggagctgcagcagatgacCTGGCAGGCCTTCCTGCAGGAAGAGGTGGAGAGCTACCAGAGCAAGGTACCTTGACCAGGGCCGGGGTCTGTGCCGGCGTCCGAAGCAGCTGCAATAATCAAATACATTCTTTTACAGTAGATAACccactctctttcttttctgttcctaGCCCCGGGAAGTCATGTGGCAGCTGTGTGCTATCAAAATAACAGAGGCCATTCAGTATGTGGTGGAGTTCGCCAAGCGCATCGACGGCTTCATGGAGCTGTGTCAGAACGATCAGATAGTGCTGCTGAAAGCAGGTATGACAGCCTGTCAACATGGCCTGCTGCTGTCAAACtcacccaccaccaccgccCCCCTCTGGCATTGTCACAAGGGCGTAGCTGACCTGACTGCACAAAGCCCTCGTCTTCACACGCACAGACAGTGTCACAGAGAGGAGACCCTACCCTGCctgtttcccctctctgtctgtctttcgccctttattttcctctgttcGCTACATACACAGCCAAGATGGACACAGCATTAGATAAGCAACGTGTTTCTGAGCCCAGATAATACTTATCTCGACGGCTGTcatttccctctcttttcccagACACCGGTGATGTCTGCCTGTTCGTACTGCTCTCACGAAGACATACTTAAAGCAAagatatgagtgtgtgaacaGTGTCACCTATATTTACGTGTAAATAGAGACGCTCATAGgcactcacacagaaaacaaacacctcTCCTGGGTCTCTCCCTGGGCATTATTTACATTAGCGCAGCCACtatgaataatgaaataaagacaGATCCCTTGTCAGACGTGGCATTTTAAAACAGTAGCATCTTCCTCAGAGGCAGTAATAGCTTCTGTTACATTTTACTTGATCCTCTTATCCACTCCCACAGAGTGGTACAAATTACAGGATAGAATAATTCCCTACCTATGTCACTAAATAAAGGTTGAATGAATAAGCACTGTCACTGCTGAATGAAGCTCAATTTTTTATCTTGGCATGTCATTATGGAAGAATAGCCTTCTGTTATGATATTATCATCGGCAgaggtgatttttttctttccctttgatGGCAGTCGTCTCTTATTTCAAAGTAGCTGTGTTATTCACATTGTTGAAGAATAGCACAAAGCGTGATCATGTGTTTTGCATCCCTGACTGATGTGCaagtgttagagagagagaaaaaaaaagaacacaaagcaGAGTTTCAGCATCTTGTTCTCGCATGTCTCCACAGGCTCTTTGGAAGTCGTGTTTGTCAGAATGTGCCGTGCCTTTGACTCGCAAAACAACACAGTCTATTTTGATGGAAAATATGCCGGACCTGATGTGTTCAAGTCATTAGGTAAGTGGAGTGGGTTTGTTGCAGTTTGAGCTAgcctgcatgcatgcatgtgtgtgtgtgtgtgtgtacgtgtgtacgtgtgtacgtgtgcacaTGTGCGTGTCTTCTTTCGGTGTCTATCTCCTTTCCTTGGTGTAATAGCCAAAATTAGAGTCTGCTGTTCTGCTCTACACCGTGCTGAAGGcctggaaacaaacactgagcaCTGCCTCACCTGGCATCGCTGT
This genomic interval from Paralichthys olivaceus isolate ysfri-2021 chromosome 7, ASM2471397v2, whole genome shotgun sequence contains the following:
- the roraa gene encoding nuclear receptor ROR-alpha A isoform X1, whose translation is MESPPDPASDPGNSASEPATPVRETPVNLETLRKADHPAPVRRQTCSSTNRGISVTKKTHTSQIEIIPCKICGDKSSGIHYGVITCEGCKGFFRRSQQSNAAYSCPRQKNCLIDRTSRNRCQHCRLQKCLAVGMSRDAVKFGRMSKKQRDSLYAEVQKHRLQQQQRDHQQQPGEAEPLTPSYGLSANGLTELHDDLSGYMDSHTPDGSKPDSAVSSFYLDIQPSPDQSGLDINGIKPEPICDFAPGSGFFPYCSFTNGETSPTVSMAELEHLAQNISKSHMETCQYLREELQQMTWQAFLQEEVESYQSKPREVMWQLCAIKITEAIQYVVEFAKRIDGFMELCQNDQIVLLKAGSLEVVFVRMCRAFDSQNNTVYFDGKYAGPDVFKSLGCDDLISSVFEFGKNLCSMHLSEDEIALFSAFVLMSADRSWLQEKVKVEKLQQKIQLALQHVLQKNHREDGILTKLICKVSTLRALCSRHTEKLTAFKAIYPDIVRAHFPPLYKELFGSDFEQSMPVDG
- the roraa gene encoding nuclear receptor ROR-alpha A isoform X2, encoding MMYFVISAMKAQIEIIPCKICGDKSSGIHYGVITCEGCKGFFRRSQQSNAAYSCPRQKNCLIDRTSRNRCQHCRLQKCLAVGMSRDAVKFGRMSKKQRDSLYAEVQKHRLQQQQRDHQQQPGEAEPLTPSYGLSANGLTELHDDLSGYMDSHTPDGSKPDSAVSSFYLDIQPSPDQSGLDINGIKPEPICDFAPGSGFFPYCSFTNGETSPTVSMAELEHLAQNISKSHMETCQYLREELQQMTWQAFLQEEVESYQSKPREVMWQLCAIKITEAIQYVVEFAKRIDGFMELCQNDQIVLLKAGSLEVVFVRMCRAFDSQNNTVYFDGKYAGPDVFKSLGCDDLISSVFEFGKNLCSMHLSEDEIALFSAFVLMSADRSWLQEKVKVEKLQQKIQLALQHVLQKNHREDGILTKLICKVSTLRALCSRHTEKLTAFKAIYPDIVRAHFPPLYKELFGSDFEQSMPVDG